A genomic region of Alnus glutinosa chromosome 11, dhAlnGlut1.1, whole genome shotgun sequence contains the following coding sequences:
- the LOC133882114 gene encoding probable pectinesterase/pectinesterase inhibitor 41 → MASELFYHLTILFFVILFFFASLSYADTNSTSAVSPGTICISTPYPSYCKSVLPNQNGDVYDYGRFSFRKSLSQSSRFMNVLDGYLQRRSSLRTTTIRALEDCRLLAGLNVDFLSSSVEHVSKTNETLPDSEADDVQTMLSAILTNQQTCLDGLQETAGSDPTVENELSGLLSNDTKMHSVSLALFTKGWVPRKRTWKSRKHVTFRHGRLPFRMSNRTRAVYETVSRRKLLQLVDAVIVRDIVTVKKDGSGNFTTINDAINAAPNNSVSTDGYFLIYVTAGVYEEYVSIAKNKKYLFMLGDGINQTIITGNRSVADGSTTFNSATFAVVAQGFVAADITFRNTAGAIKHQAVAVRNGADLSTFYSCSFEAYQDTLYTHSLRQFYRECDIYGTVDFIFGNAAVVFQNCNIYPRMPMSGQFIAITAQGRTDPNQNTGTSIHNCTIRAADDLASSNTSVSTYLGRPWKDYSRTVYMQSLMGSLINPAGWHEWSGNLSLSTLYYAEYNNTGPGSGTAGRVTWPGYHVINAVVNATVFTVSNFLLGDDWLPQTGVPYTGGLI, encoded by the exons ATGGCTTCCGAGCTTTTCTATCACTTAACAATTCTTTTTTTCGTCATCCTTTTCTTCTTTGCCTCTCTATCTTATGCTGACACCAACTCAACCAGTGCGGTCTCGCCGGGAACCATTTGCATTTCCACCCCATATCCTTCTTACTGCAAGTCTGTGCTCCCCAACCAAAACGGCGACGTCTACGACTACGGCCGATTTTCATTCCGGAAGTCGTTATCGCAATCCAGCAGGTTTATGAACGTCTTGGACGGATATCTTCAACGCCGGTCTTCTTTGCGGACAACCACAATTCGTGCTCTTGAAGATTGCCGGCTTCTAGCCGGACTAAACGTTGATTTCTTATCAAGCTCAGTTGAACATGTCAGCAAAACTAACGAAACTCTTCCTGACTCCGAAGCCGACGACGTCCAAACCATGCTTAGCGCCATTCTAACTAACCAGCAAACTTGTTTAGATGGCTTGCAAGAAACGGCGGGTTCTGATCCAACTGTGGAAAATGAACTTTCAG GTCTTCTCTCTAATGACACTAAGATGCATAGTGTTTCTCTAGCCCTGTTTACAAAGGGTTGGGTGCCGAGAAAAAGAACATGGAAGTCTAGGAAACATGTCACTTTCCGACATGGACGGTTGCCGTTCAGAATGTCTAACCGGACACGCGCAGTTTACGAGACTGTGAGCAGAAGAAAACTTCTCCAGTTAGTTGATGCGGTTATCGTGAGAGACATAGTGACTGTGAAGAAAGACGGAAGCGGAAACTTCACGACCATCAATGACGCCATTAATGCAGCTCCAAACAACAGTGTATCTACTGATGGGTACTTCTTGATCTACGTCACGGCGGGTGTTTACGAAGAGTATGTTTCCATTGCAAAGAATAAGAAGTACTTGTTCATGCTTGGGGATGGCATCAACCAGACGATTATCACAGGCAACCGGAGCGTTGCTGATGGGTCGACAACCTTCAATTCTGCAACATTTG CTGTGGTTGCACAAGGTTTTGTGGCGGCGGACATAACTTTTCGTAACACCGCCGGAGCGATTAAGCACCAGGCAGTGGCAGTTCGAAACGGGGCTGATTTGTCAACATTTTACAGCTGCAGCTTTGAAGCTTACCAAGACACCCTATACACACACTCTCTCAGGCAATTCTACAGAGAGTGTGATATATACGGCACAGTTGATTTCATTTTCGGTAACGCCGCGGTAGTTTTCCAGAACTGCAACATATATCCCCGTATGCCGATGAGCGGACAGTTCATTGCGATCACCGCACAAGGGCGAACCGACCCGAATCAAAACACGGGTACTTCCATTCATAACTGCACCATTAGAGCAGCCGACGATTTGGCGTCAAGTAATACAAGTGTTTCGACATACCTGGGAAGGCCATGGAAGGATTATTCCAGGACTGTTTACATGCAAAGTTTGATGGGTAGTTTGATAAATCCTGCGGGTTGGCATGAATGGAGTGGAAATTTGTCACTCAGCACATTGTATTACGCTGAGTATAATAACACAGGACCTGGATCGGGCACGGCAGGTAGAGTGACATGGCCTGGTTATCATGTGATTAACGCCGTTGTGAATGCCACTGTTTTCACGGTGTCTAATTTCTTGCTGGGGGATGACTGGCTGCCTCAGACAGGAGTGCCTTACACCGGTGGTCTGATATGA